The Fulvivirga ligni genome window below encodes:
- a CDS encoding alpha/beta hydrolase family protein, translating into MRSFTFLMSIIFLSLVACGSDDDPGNDPVEPEFSYFSEAEEVNDLSVAQIEGLLQIGSIAEPDIIELKPFIEYDVKTYRIIYNTTFLGESIQASGLIALPQTSNSLPIMSFQNGTYVEYSQAPSKNTDVSTIAGALASAGYILAIPDYIGFGESEGLPIPYHSEEYTARAVIDLVKAAQEFASLHDVEPNGKVFLAGYSEGGYATMAAHKRMESENPEGLELMASAPASGGYDVKGFQEYLFNQETYSTPFYLAYVALSYQQIYDFQEPLSYLFQEPYATNIPSLFNGVNSGGAINNQLTVNMSDLLQAEIIAGIDSDEKYAYFVDALIANTIIDWVPKAQMFMYHGDADITVPYQNSVTTYNHLIDAGADEDRVEFITLEGKTHGTGFYPYLSDMIEKFDALR; encoded by the coding sequence ATGCGCAGCTTCACTTTTCTCATGTCTATTATATTCCTATCGTTGGTGGCTTGTGGCAGTGATGATGATCCAGGGAATGATCCTGTAGAACCGGAGTTTTCATACTTCAGTGAAGCTGAGGAAGTTAATGATTTAAGTGTTGCTCAAATAGAGGGGTTATTGCAGATAGGTAGTATAGCAGAGCCTGATATTATTGAACTCAAGCCATTTATTGAGTACGATGTTAAGACCTACAGAATCATTTACAACACTACATTTCTAGGAGAAAGTATACAAGCATCTGGCTTAATAGCATTGCCTCAAACTTCAAACAGTTTGCCGATAATGAGCTTTCAGAATGGTACTTATGTTGAGTATTCTCAAGCTCCCTCTAAAAATACAGATGTATCTACCATCGCCGGTGCCTTGGCTAGTGCTGGCTATATTTTAGCCATACCTGATTATATTGGCTTTGGAGAGTCTGAAGGGTTGCCGATACCATATCACAGTGAAGAATATACAGCCAGAGCGGTTATTGATCTGGTTAAGGCCGCACAAGAGTTTGCCTCGCTGCATGATGTGGAGCCTAATGGAAAGGTTTTTCTTGCAGGTTATTCTGAAGGCGGCTATGCTACCATGGCGGCTCATAAACGAATGGAGTCAGAGAATCCTGAAGGTTTGGAGTTAATGGCCTCAGCCCCTGCTTCGGGTGGTTATGATGTAAAAGGTTTTCAGGAATACTTATTTAACCAGGAGACTTACAGCACACCTTTTTATCTCGCTTATGTGGCTTTATCATATCAGCAGATTTATGATTTTCAGGAGCCATTGTCTTATCTTTTTCAAGAGCCATATGCCACCAACATACCTTCCTTATTCAATGGGGTTAATTCAGGTGGAGCTATTAATAACCAGCTCACTGTTAATATGAGTGACTTGCTACAGGCGGAAATTATAGCAGGAATTGATAGTGATGAAAAGTATGCCTATTTCGTTGATGCGCTGATCGCCAATACAATCATTGACTGGGTGCCAAAGGCTCAAATGTTCATGTACCATGGTGATGCAGATATTACGGTGCCTTACCAAAACTCTGTTACAACTTATAATCATCTTATTGATGCAGGTGCTGATGAGGATAGGGTGGAGTTCATCACACTCGAGGGCAAAACGCACGGAACAGGGTTTTATCCTTACTTATCAGATATGATTGAAAAATTTGATGCTTTAAGGTAG
- a CDS encoding SprT-like domain-containing protein, with amino-acid sequence MSNSEKRFKEALKKHLPEAALDYCHTLWHENNFSLKIKKKRASKLGDYRYDPSTKKHTISVNNNLNPYSFLITYVHEVAHLLTFTEHKRSVKPHGAEWKRAFRNLMTPVLNTTVFPNEVLLPLKKYLQNPKASSCNDHRLMTALRPFDSGKSTLQLSDIPTGELFKLNNRVFRKESLRRTRYVCSEVSSKKKYLISKITEVEAV; translated from the coding sequence ATGAGCAATTCGGAAAAGAGATTTAAAGAAGCTTTAAAAAAACACCTGCCAGAAGCAGCACTGGATTATTGCCACACCCTGTGGCATGAAAACAATTTCTCTTTAAAGATAAAGAAGAAAAGGGCCTCTAAACTAGGCGATTACCGTTACGATCCCAGCACCAAAAAGCACACGATCTCTGTAAACAATAATCTAAATCCCTATTCCTTCCTGATTACTTATGTACATGAAGTGGCTCATCTGCTCACCTTTACCGAACATAAAAGAAGTGTAAAACCTCATGGAGCCGAATGGAAAAGGGCCTTTAGAAATCTCATGACCCCAGTGCTCAATACGACAGTTTTTCCTAATGAAGTCCTATTACCACTTAAGAAATATCTACAAAACCCAAAAGCTTCTTCCTGTAATGACCACAGGCTAATGACAGCCCTTCGCCCATTTGACAGTGGCAAAAGTACGCTGCAACTGAGTGATATACCCACAGGCGAGTTATTCAAGCTAAATAACCGGGTATTTAGAAAAGAAAGTTTGAGAAGGACCAGATATGTTTGTAGTGAGGTCTCATCCAAAAAGAAGTATCTGATATCTAAGATAACCGAAGTAGAGGCCGTTTAG